The Paenibacillus tianjinensis genome has a window encoding:
- a CDS encoding M50 family metallopeptidase produces the protein MNKWLKTLLFLAGSALLTRLIPFSSLFRNLDTMFHEFGHALMTLLLSGDVLRIELYADHSGVTYSAVEAGLRPVLVSLSGYPVASLFALLLFYLYSRGRQRLGLLLSAAVALIMLVLYVRGAFGILWLSGLIALNLAMVFLWPKASKYYYLFLAFLTLEESVMGTLYLLSASLMTPSRAGDAANLAGLTPLPAILWALVFFLFSFLCAKWSLGYFFRQERLQKQKVGR, from the coding sequence ATGAATAAATGGCTGAAAACGCTGCTGTTTCTGGCAGGGTCGGCGCTATTGACACGCTTAATTCCATTTTCATCGCTATTCCGCAATCTGGATACGATGTTCCATGAATTCGGGCATGCGCTGATGACCCTGCTTCTCTCAGGTGATGTGCTGAGAATAGAGCTGTATGCGGATCACAGCGGTGTGACGTATTCTGCGGTTGAAGCCGGACTAAGACCGGTGCTGGTGTCGTTGTCAGGATATCCAGTGGCCTCTTTATTCGCCCTGCTGCTGTTTTATTTGTACAGCAGGGGACGTCAGCGGTTGGGGCTGCTGCTGTCTGCTGCTGTGGCGCTGATTATGCTGGTGCTGTATGTCAGGGGCGCCTTCGGTATACTGTGGCTCAGCGGTTTGATCGCACTCAATCTGGCAATGGTTTTCCTGTGGCCCAAGGCAAGCAAATATTACTATTTGTTTCTGGCCTTTCTGACCCTGGAGGAATCTGTTATGGGCACGCTGTATCTCCTGTCAGCTTCACTGATGACCCCGTCCCGTGCAGGTGATGCTGCCAATTTAGCCGGATTAACACCTTTGCCTGCTATATTATGGGCGTTGGTCTTTTTTCTTTTTTCATTCCTTTGCGCGAAGTGGTCTCTGGGATATTTTTTCAGGCAGGAACGTTTGCAGAAACAAAAAGTCGGCAGGTAG
- a CDS encoding potassium/proton antiporter, with translation MTHLADSVILLLAVLLLIGVLSTKFSTRFGMPALVLFILVGMVLSHFVYFNNVSLTQIAGIFALVVILFEGGMQTSIKDIRPVMASALSLATIGVLLTTAIVGVFARFVLGVPWAESLLFGAIVGSTDAAAVFSVLGGKNIDKRLTSTLEAESGSNDPMAVFLTVSLIEWIEHPETAIWSMLLSFFWEMGIGLLMGILIGKLAIYLINRINLDSTGLYPVLAIGFAVLTYGVSTLVHSSGLLAVFVMGLTLGNSELMYHRTIMNFNHGFAWMMQIAMFILLGLLVFPQELSEIAWQGLLLSVILMLVARPVGVFISLLFAKFSVREKTLLSWAGLRGAVPIVLATYPLLAGLPEGRMFFNVVFFVVLTSAVIQGTTISPLASRLKLVGSDEAAQPSLMELVALGKTDSEFNHIGIESSMPIAGMQIAQLNLPDDILFTAIIRNKGIVTPHGSTVILPGDTVYVLSPKAKREEMRAVFRSGKGKAAETYIPPV, from the coding sequence ATGACTCATTTAGCGGACAGTGTTATCTTATTACTCGCCGTTCTGCTGCTGATTGGAGTGCTATCAACCAAATTCTCGACACGATTCGGGATGCCGGCGCTGGTGCTTTTTATCTTGGTAGGGATGGTGCTTAGTCATTTTGTATATTTTAATAATGTATCTTTAACTCAAATTGCCGGAATATTTGCGCTTGTAGTCATTTTATTCGAGGGAGGAATGCAGACGAGCATAAAGGATATCCGGCCTGTTATGGCATCCGCATTGTCCCTGGCTACGATCGGGGTACTGCTGACGACTGCCATTGTAGGGGTGTTCGCCAGGTTTGTGCTCGGAGTGCCGTGGGCAGAAAGCCTTCTGTTCGGGGCAATCGTTGGTTCCACAGATGCAGCTGCAGTTTTTTCCGTTCTAGGCGGCAAAAATATTGACAAGCGCCTGACCTCCACACTGGAAGCAGAGTCCGGAAGCAATGATCCGATGGCTGTTTTTCTGACCGTTTCGCTGATCGAATGGATTGAACATCCGGAAACGGCCATATGGAGCATGCTGCTGTCCTTTTTCTGGGAGATGGGGATCGGACTCCTCATGGGAATTCTGATTGGCAAGCTGGCTATATATTTAATCAATCGCATCAATCTGGATTCCACCGGACTGTACCCGGTGCTGGCGATAGGATTTGCTGTCCTGACCTACGGCGTTTCGACGCTCGTGCACAGCAGCGGACTGCTCGCCGTTTTTGTGATGGGATTGACCCTCGGCAACTCAGAACTGATGTACCACCGGACCATTATGAATTTCAATCACGGGTTCGCCTGGATGATGCAGATTGCTATGTTTATCCTGCTCGGTCTGCTGGTTTTCCCTCAAGAGCTCTCTGAGATAGCCTGGCAGGGGCTGCTGTTGTCTGTAATTCTGATGCTCGTGGCCCGGCCAGTCGGGGTATTTATAAGCCTGCTGTTTGCCAAATTTTCAGTCCGTGAGAAGACATTGTTATCCTGGGCAGGTCTGCGCGGCGCGGTGCCGATCGTACTGGCTACCTACCCGCTTCTGGCCGGGCTTCCTGAGGGGCGGATGTTTTTTAATGTAGTTTTCTTCGTTGTCCTGACTTCGGCTGTTATTCAGGGGACAACCATCTCTCCGCTGGCTTCCAGGTTAAAGCTGGTGGGTAGTGACGAAGCAGCACAGCCGTCGCTTATGGAATTGGTTGCGCTTGGCAAAACGGATTCCGAATTCAATCATATCGGGATTGAGTCAAGTATGCCGATTGCCGGAATGCAGATTGCGCAGCTGAATTTGCCGGATGACATTCTCTTTACGGCGATTATCCGCAATAAGGGAATCGTTACGCCGCACGGCAGTACTGTGATCCTCCCCGGAGATACCGTTTATGTGCTGAGTCCTAAGGCTAAACGCGAGGAAATGCGGGCGGTTTTCCGCAGCGGAAAAGGCAAGGCAGCGGAAACATATATTCCGCCAGTGTAA
- a CDS encoding discoidin domain-containing protein, with the protein MTKLSSAADAGPALPDGNVLWQLGQRDGSAGEFAAFGSSDAKKTYNAVSTVAKAAELKSVPSGLRGDTNPELIITYNLNKIPANGVLFRVSILDAYKSVPQMSVFSNHQLSGMIQIAGVAGTDSKYTFRKTYELYIPKEQLVQGINELKLRTTRGIYSSSMEDKYDWWTWDSLSLESLNAPIKEPIHGSYTLTGTMVNNKQFYFDEGAVTHLPYIMKWLGVAYSGNIMRTSCASDVGRSCSNMEDYYKVLRDYNMQSVALYLYTGDIKLKADGSLPEEAEKKLTDYFRQYGSYFQYYEVDNEPGLFNRSKAVNLAIADWLNKKGKSIAPHLQTVAPGWAYWPSYSADSCGNQKGAVKQCGDPDGWERDPKQRNELEEVTDLTNGHSYGESYIFSNGGSFTENLKTFGGAADGLGKKMLTTEFGTSDSHVDAYQYGASEATAAVFDRIMRAHIGYADMFVQHAAFFKNFSLFKYGFNLEEHDPAKTEIYYTKTNEDSRVSIMRRLSLAYATHGTPLTYQISNKDQLADKLVYVRAVDTSTLTPLPGSGATSNKLLINFVNFEETTQKVSVKVTMPKKTVYEGERFGNGDTYEEARSYIPGRSATPVLEFNETLAPGEAVQYILQPSSEVADTAPQGFKAAAIKGLSMKLNWLEAPGASYEVLRADGSGGDLKVIATGIQETGYIDSKLQEGTLYTYAVRVAGSGVMSEKVQITATGLVPLDRTEWNVSSNVNTEASNPSSAIDGDRRTRWDTGKHQASGEYFQIDLGKEHAVEAVELDYSLSSYDYPRGYELYVSNDAVNWKLMVRGKGQLNSTKISFSQVKARYIRILQTGSGGNYWSIQEMQVYSRE; encoded by the coding sequence ATGACTAAGTTGTCCTCAGCGGCTGATGCAGGTCCGGCTTTGCCGGACGGCAATGTACTGTGGCAGCTGGGGCAGCGTGATGGATCTGCCGGAGAATTTGCAGCTTTCGGTTCCTCAGACGCTAAAAAGACTTATAATGCTGTCTCTACCGTAGCCAAGGCCGCTGAGCTGAAAAGCGTTCCTTCGGGCCTGCGGGGAGACACCAACCCTGAATTGATTATTACGTATAATTTGAATAAGATCCCGGCGAACGGGGTCTTATTTCGCGTAAGTATTCTCGATGCATACAAATCCGTTCCGCAAATGAGTGTCTTCTCCAATCATCAGCTGTCAGGCATGATCCAGATTGCCGGCGTTGCCGGGACGGACAGCAAATATACTTTCCGCAAAACGTATGAACTCTATATCCCGAAGGAACAGCTGGTGCAGGGCATTAACGAGCTGAAGCTGCGGACTACACGCGGTATTTATTCCTCAAGTATGGAAGATAAGTACGACTGGTGGACCTGGGATTCCTTAAGTCTCGAATCGCTGAATGCCCCAATTAAGGAGCCGATTCACGGCAGCTATACACTGACCGGCACAATGGTCAACAACAAGCAGTTTTATTTTGATGAAGGTGCGGTTACTCATTTGCCTTACATCATGAAGTGGCTTGGCGTGGCATACAGCGGCAACATTATGCGCACCAGCTGTGCCAGCGATGTCGGCCGCTCCTGCTCTAACATGGAGGATTATTACAAAGTGCTTAGGGATTACAATATGCAGTCAGTTGCCCTGTATCTGTACACGGGAGATATTAAGCTGAAGGCTGACGGTTCGCTGCCGGAAGAGGCAGAGAAGAAGCTGACTGATTATTTTAGGCAATACGGCTCATACTTTCAGTATTATGAAGTCGATAATGAGCCAGGCCTGTTCAATCGTTCAAAAGCTGTCAATCTGGCGATCGCCGATTGGCTGAATAAGAAAGGCAAGTCAATTGCCCCCCATTTGCAGACAGTGGCACCGGGGTGGGCTTACTGGCCGAGCTACAGCGCGGATTCCTGCGGCAATCAAAAGGGGGCGGTCAAACAGTGCGGTGACCCTGACGGCTGGGAACGTGATCCGAAGCAGCGCAATGAGCTCGAAGAGGTAACCGATTTGACCAACGGACATTCCTACGGGGAATCCTATATTTTCAGCAACGGAGGCAGCTTTACTGAGAATCTCAAGACCTTCGGCGGAGCTGCAGACGGCCTGGGCAAAAAAATGCTGACGACTGAATTCGGTACTTCGGATAGCCACGTGGATGCTTACCAGTATGGGGCTTCCGAGGCTACAGCAGCAGTGTTTGACCGGATTATGCGCGCCCATATCGGTTATGCGGATATGTTTGTGCAGCATGCCGCCTTTTTCAAAAACTTCAGTTTGTTTAAATACGGATTCAATCTGGAGGAGCATGATCCGGCCAAGACTGAGATTTACTATACAAAAACAAACGAGGATTCCCGTGTCAGTATCATGAGAAGACTTAGTCTCGCATATGCAACGCACGGTACACCGTTAACCTATCAGATCAGTAATAAGGATCAGCTGGCAGACAAACTTGTATACGTCCGTGCTGTAGACACCTCTACCCTTACGCCGTTACCAGGCAGCGGTGCAACCTCCAATAAACTGCTGATTAACTTTGTGAACTTTGAAGAGACCACGCAAAAGGTCTCCGTGAAGGTAACAATGCCGAAAAAAACAGTTTACGAAGGAGAACGGTTTGGCAACGGAGATACTTATGAGGAAGCCCGCAGTTATATTCCTGGCAGAAGTGCAACACCTGTACTGGAATTTAACGAGACCCTCGCCCCGGGGGAGGCAGTGCAGTATATTCTGCAGCCCTCCTCAGAGGTAGCGGATACGGCGCCCCAAGGCTTCAAAGCCGCCGCAATCAAAGGATTATCCATGAAACTGAACTGGCTGGAGGCCCCCGGAGCAAGTTATGAAGTGCTCCGGGCCGACGGCTCCGGCGGGGATCTGAAGGTTATTGCAACGGGAATTCAAGAAACCGGATACATCGACAGCAAGCTTCAGGAAGGTACGCTTTACACCTATGCTGTAAGAGTTGCTGGTTCAGGTGTGATGTCTGAGAAAGTGCAGATTACGGCTACTGGTCTGGTTCCGCTTGACCGGACCGAATGGAATGTGTCGTCCAATGTCAATACCGAAGCCTCGAATCCGTCAAGTGCGATAGACGGGGACCGGCGTACACGCTGGGATACCGGCAAACATCAGGCCTCGGGAGAATACTTTCAGATTGACCTTGGCAAAGAGCATGCGGTGGAGGCTGTAGAGCTGGATTATTCATTGTCCTCCTATGACTATCCGCGTGGTTATGAGCTTTATGTATCTAATGATGCGGTAAATTGGAAGCTCATGGTTAGGGGAAAAGGGCAGCTGAACAGCACCAAGATTAGCTTTTCCCAAGTAAAAGCCCGCTATATCAGAATTTTGCAGACGGGTTCCGGCGGCAACTACTGGTCCATTCAGGAGATGCAGGTGTACTCAAGAGAATAA
- a CDS encoding AIM24 family protein encodes MNVDVQDEGDSGSGQAVAFTVGENEEVHVLHPQQIIAYQGPSSGRADRLMDVKGMYRKRKLIRSDMSGPCRFVAALPPGYRIKTLQLNGKSDLLYDFRHLFFYSKGITMQTRVLSMKNMLVTRDIVKVKFAGNGSIGILTEGTVCEAELHPSDPLYVDAGSIIAYPENAKLELTVYGNHLASQHMSYHWKMTGHGPVLFQAGRQSHRFERDNNEDGIIKRFLREALPFGGVFIK; translated from the coding sequence ATGAACGTCGATGTCCAGGATGAAGGCGACAGCGGCAGCGGACAGGCCGTTGCTTTTACTGTCGGGGAGAATGAAGAGGTTCATGTGCTGCATCCCCAGCAAATTATTGCCTATCAGGGCCCCTCATCAGGACGGGCAGACCGGCTGATGGACGTCAAAGGCATGTACCGCAAGCGCAAGCTGATCCGTTCGGATATGTCCGGCCCCTGCCGTTTTGTAGCGGCACTGCCTCCCGGCTACCGGATCAAAACCTTACAGCTGAACGGTAAAAGCGATTTGCTCTATGATTTCAGGCATCTCTTCTTCTACAGTAAAGGAATCACAATGCAGACACGGGTGCTAAGCATGAAGAATATGCTGGTTACCCGCGACATTGTCAAAGTCAAATTTGCCGGCAACGGGAGCATCGGTATACTGACGGAGGGAACGGTGTGCGAAGCCGAGCTTCATCCCTCCGATCCGCTCTATGTTGATGCAGGCAGTATTATAGCGTATCCGGAGAATGCCAAGCTTGAGCTGACCGTGTACGGTAATCATCTGGCCAGCCAACATATGAGCTATCACTGGAAGATGACAGGCCATGGACCTGTGCTGTTTCAGGCGGGACGCCAAAGCCACCGCTTCGAGCGGGATAATAACGAGGACGGTATTATTAAACGGTTTCTTCGCGAGGCACTTCCGTTTGGCGGTGTATTTATCAAATAG
- a CDS encoding IS1182 family transposase, giving the protein MYIQYTMDQLCLPMDLEEDIPENHLVRVVNAAVNRLDDTIFDAAYPGGGRDSYHPKMLTKVIIYAYTQRIYSSRQIAKAVRENIPFMWLAGRQRPDFRTLNRFRSQRMKDVLEMVFTAVLQFLADEKYISFEHYFVDGTKIEANANRYTFVWGKAVSKHKAKLQEKVHALFADIEAAEKQEEQEHRGQDLSELGESAEIDSEKLEQMTQSLESQLLKKPKNKPLKKAVRRLRKDLFPRLLKYEQYQNLLGDRNSFSKTDPDATFMRMKEDHMRNGQLKPGYNVQIGTENQFILAYSLHQRPTDTRCLQPHLEKVRQILGRLPRAVIADAGYGSEENYAYLENEHVKAVVKYGSYHKEKSKAWKENIGKIENWTYDEAVDTWTCPAGQTLHFRKESKETLESGYEIRKRHYRSQSCVGCPLKERCTKAEGNREVVVSLERLRYQKQARAILQSEEGFTLAVRRMTEPESVFGQLKNNRGFRRFLLRGMEKVTLEVGWLSLAHNLLKQAANDQKRRAAILQ; this is encoded by the coding sequence TTGTACATTCAATATACCATGGACCAACTTTGCTTGCCAATGGATCTGGAAGAAGATATTCCCGAAAACCACCTCGTTCGTGTCGTTAACGCAGCCGTCAATCGGCTAGACGACACCATCTTTGACGCTGCCTATCCCGGTGGCGGCCGTGACAGCTACCACCCTAAAATGCTCACCAAAGTCATTATCTATGCGTATACGCAGCGCATTTATTCCTCCCGGCAAATCGCCAAAGCGGTCCGAGAAAACATTCCCTTCATGTGGCTAGCGGGACGACAACGCCCGGATTTCCGCACGCTCAACCGCTTTCGTTCTCAGCGGATGAAGGACGTCCTAGAAATGGTATTTACCGCCGTGCTTCAGTTTCTGGCGGACGAGAAATACATCTCCTTCGAGCATTATTTTGTAGATGGCACAAAAATAGAGGCAAATGCGAATCGCTATACCTTCGTGTGGGGTAAAGCCGTTAGTAAGCATAAAGCCAAGCTGCAAGAAAAGGTACATGCATTGTTTGCCGACATTGAGGCTGCAGAGAAACAAGAAGAACAGGAACACCGCGGCCAGGACCTGAGCGAACTTGGCGAGTCCGCCGAGATCGACAGTGAGAAACTTGAACAAATGACCCAGTCGTTAGAGTCGCAACTGCTGAAGAAGCCCAAGAACAAGCCATTGAAAAAAGCGGTTCGGAGGCTCCGTAAGGATCTGTTTCCGAGACTGCTGAAATATGAGCAATACCAAAACCTGCTCGGGGACCGAAACAGCTTTAGTAAGACGGACCCGGATGCCACCTTCATGCGGATGAAGGAAGATCACATGCGAAACGGTCAACTCAAACCCGGCTACAATGTACAGATCGGCACCGAAAACCAGTTTATTTTGGCGTACAGTCTACACCAAAGACCGACGGATACGCGTTGTTTACAGCCGCACTTAGAAAAGGTGCGGCAGATCCTAGGGAGACTTCCGAGGGCGGTGATCGCGGATGCCGGCTACGGCAGTGAAGAAAATTATGCCTATTTGGAAAACGAACACGTGAAGGCCGTGGTCAAATACGGCAGCTACCACAAAGAAAAGAGCAAAGCGTGGAAAGAGAATATCGGAAAGATTGAGAACTGGACGTACGACGAAGCCGTGGATACATGGACATGCCCCGCCGGACAAACGCTGCATTTTCGCAAAGAAAGCAAGGAAACGTTAGAGAGTGGATATGAAATCCGAAAACGTCATTACCGTAGCCAGAGCTGCGTGGGCTGTCCACTGAAGGAAAGATGTACGAAAGCCGAAGGAAATCGGGAAGTGGTTGTCAGTCTGGAACGACTGCGGTACCAGAAACAAGCTCGGGCAATTTTGCAAAGCGAGGAAGGCTTCACTTTGGCCGTACGTCGAATGACAGAACCAGAAAGTGTATTTGGACAACTAAAGAACAACCGGGGTTTCCGGCGGTTTCTGCTTCGCGGCATGGAAAAAGTGACGCTTGAAGTCGGATGGCTTTCCCTTGCCCACAATCTACTGAAGCAAGCTGCAAACGACCAAAAACGCAGAGCAGCGATCCTCCAATAA
- a CDS encoding Dps family protein, whose translation MSTHVKNQTELHAALNRQTANWSLLGVKLHHYHWYVSGAQFFTLHAKFEELYTEAATYVDDLAERLLAIGGKPASTMTQYLSLSELKEAAGGESPKEMVAQLVKDFALVSEELKSAITAAEELSDQPTADLLIGIRSSVEKHAWMLNAYLA comes from the coding sequence ATGAGTACTCACGTAAAAAACCAAACAGAACTGCACGCAGCATTGAACCGCCAAACCGCGAACTGGAGCCTGCTCGGAGTGAAACTGCATCACTATCACTGGTATGTGAGCGGAGCGCAATTTTTCACTCTGCATGCCAAATTCGAAGAACTCTACACTGAAGCAGCCACTTATGTGGACGACCTGGCTGAGCGGTTGCTCGCTATTGGCGGCAAGCCTGCCTCTACGATGACGCAATATTTGTCCCTGTCAGAGCTGAAGGAAGCTGCTGGAGGCGAAAGCCCTAAAGAAATGGTTGCCCAGCTCGTTAAAGACTTCGCGCTTGTCTCCGAGGAGCTGAAGAGCGCCATCACGGCTGCGGAAGAACTTAGTGATCAACCGACTGCTGATCTGCTGATTGGCATCAGAAGCAGTGTTGAGAAGCATGCCTGGATGCTGAACGCCTATCTGGCGTAA